From Candidatus Poribacteria bacterium:
GCCGAAATTGAACGCCTCTCTAAATTGTTCAGAGAAAATAATGAGGCTTATCGTCCAAACCTCGATAGAATCGATGAAACGTTCGTTCAGAAATTGTGGCATGAACAACGCTTTTTCGATACCAATATGGCGTCGATTGATAGACGCGCAATTCGTGTGCTAAAGCCTGGGGTTTGGAACCATAACGAAGGTCCCGATTTTATGCACGCCGAGATTGAGATTGATGGCAAGCTTCACGTCGGTGATGTCGAGATTCATGTCCAGTCTTCGGAGTGGTATACGCATAAACACCACCTCAATTCCAGATATAATCGCGTTATTTTGCATGCAGTGTACTTTGATGACGACATCAATCTGCGAATACGGCTCCAGAACAACAAACGCGTTCCGACCTTGGAACTACTGAAATGGGTGGCTGTAGATACTGGAGATTTATATGATAACACCCAAGACTCGACGGTAAGTGATGAACTGTGTCGGATAACAGGGAAGCAGCTGAACATAGAGGTGCTGAAAGGCGTTTTTGAGTCCTTAGGACGTGAACGATTTTTGGAAAAGACGGAGTCGCTGCGCTTGTTGAGAACCCGCCTTGATTTCGAGCAACTCCTCTATGAAGGTATCATGGAAGCGTTGGGATACGAACACAACAGTAAAGCATTGAGAGAGTTGGCGCAGCATGTCCCGTTCGCCGATTTGGATCAGAAATCCGAACAGGAAATTCAAGCGACCCTTTTTGGGATTGCTGGACTGTTACCCTCACAGCGGGAAAAGCCGTTACCGCCTGAAGTAACAGATCATCCGAGTGTTGTAGCATTGGAAGAGTTGTGGCGTGCGTCAGAATATGCTGAACTTCCACCACGCATGACAGAAGCACGCTGGCGTTTCACGGGGAGACCTCTGAACCAGCCGACCCGACGTATTGCGGCAATCAGCCAGTTGATTCATCGCTCTCAAGGGAGCCTGATGATGTATTTTCTGCCGACATGTGAAAAGGTCGCATCAGCGGACACACGAAGGTTGCTACGAGTTATCGAAAGAGAACTTAAGGCTCTACTGACGATTGAACCCGTAGACTACTGGAAAGAACACTCCAACTTCGGGACGGGTGGCACTCGGAACGCTGGGTTGATTGGAGAGGCTCGGGCTATAGACATTATCGTCAATAAAATTTTACCGGTCGCCTATATTTGGGCAATCGAGGCGGATAGTCAGAAATTGCAGGAGGGTATCCTAAAACTTTACAGTGTCGGTTCCAAGTCAGCGGGAAACCAGATTATCCGTAAAATTGATGAACAGATTTTCACAGAGGCGCAGCAGATGCGTCTTCTGAAGCCGACCGCTAAAATTGAACAGGGGATCATCCGTCTTTATAAAAATTATTGTGCTGACCGGCTCTGCGACCTATGCCCTATTTTAGAGCATGACGCCGTTTCCATGGAGGAAAGTTAGTGTGGATTCGCACGTTACACCCTTAACGGATGAGTCCTACTGGACGACACTCTGGGACGGGCAACAGCATAAGGTTCGTCACCTGCGGTGGGCTTATGTCGCGAACCGTCAACTCGCGACGTTGTTCGACCGGGCACTCTCAGGTTTTAAACAACCGACGCTCATTGAGTTGGGATGTGCCGATTCGTTGTGGCTCCCTTACCTTGCCCGGAACTATGAAAGCGACTGTTACGGTGTCGATTTTTCGGAGTTGGGGTGCCAACTTGCACAACGGAACCTCGCCCTTGCGGATGCCCGAGGCACAATTCTCTGTGAAGATCTGTTCGCGTTTGCGAAAAGACATCACGCTGCGTTTGATTTCGTTTACTCAATGGGGTTGATTGAGCATTTTAGTACACCGCAAGCGATCTTAGAGGAGATGTACAGCCTGCTCAAACCCGGTGGAACGATGCTCACGATAACGCCGAATCTGCGGGGTATGTATACACCGATCGCCCGCGTCGCGAGTCCAAAACTTCTTGCGACACACAAGGTGATTTTCCCGACTGACCTCGCTTCGGCATTACGGGACACTGGATTTCAGGTCACAGAATTTGGGTATACAGGTGGTCCCTTGAAATTGAGTGTTGTTGATTATTCACCGTGGCGGGCAGTCATCGGTAGATGGGGACATGAAGTGCTTTGTAAGTGTGTCAATCTGACGGATATAGTCATTGGTAATCTCTTGGCGGGACTTCGTGTGCCCAATCAGCAGTTGACTTCGCCTTATGTATATGCTCTCTGTACAAAATCTCTTGGAAAATGTCAGGAACAAATTATTTGACTTTAATTTTGGGGTTCTTTAAACTCGCGAAGATACGCGTTACGCGTAAGGAGAGTAACTTATGTTTCCCCGTGTATTTGCCTGGTTCTGTATTTTGATACTCGTTTTGAGCGTAATGGCTGTAGAAGCTGCTCAAATTGCCGTTGTTGATTTTGCTGACCAGTGGACAAAGGTTGATGCGTTGCGTCAGACACTGGATGAATTCAAAGTTGAGTACGATGATCTGACAAAGTCGATTGAAGATGGAAAGTTACCTTTCAAAGCGGACAATAAAATTTTCTTAATCGGTAGCATGGTGACCAACAATGCTGGATTACACGAAAACCTTGACAAGAACGCAAAAGCGATTCAGGATTTCGTCGAAAATGGTGGCCTCGTCTGGGAACCGACCCAAGCGGATCAGAACGAAGCGAATGTGGATTGGTTGCCGCCTGGATTAAGTTGTGTTCGGACTGACCGTGACAGTCCAGCTTTTGAAATATTGACACCGGAGCATCAACTCTTTAACGAACCAAACCGTATGGGTAAGAAAGAGTTTGAAGGCTGGGGACATCAAGGCTGGCCTACTGTTTGGGAAGTCATCGGTTCTCAAAAGGGATTTGACGTGCTGATGGAAAGTCTGGGACAACCTGTCATCATGGAAGCGGAATTCGGACAAGGTAAGTTCCTGATGATGGCGATTGCCCCTGATAAATACCATATCGCGGGTAACGATGGTCATACGAAAGACATGGCAGGGCTTTTCATGGAGAATTTGCTGTTCCATGTTGAAGAATTCGCCGCTGTCGAAGCAGATGGTAAGCTCACAACAACGTGGGCCAATCTGAAAATGTGATAGATGGTATATTGGTACTATTGTAACGAGGGTAGTTTCGGGATTCGATGCATCAGGAAATTGCCGTCTCATCCCATCAGATAAGGCTGTGTTTGCTATCAGGAGATCAATTATGTCGTTCAACATGCTAATGCTTATGGGTGTAATCGGCGCGGTCCCGGAGCCAGCGGCGGACAAGTCAAACGTGGATCCAATCTTGCTTGCTCACCGCGGTTTGGTGCGACATGCACCTGAGAACACTTTGCCCGGTTTTGCCGCAACTCTTGAGTTGGGCCTGTCGCTTGAGTTGGATGTCTACCAGACACGCGACGAACACCTGGTGGTCATTCACGATGCAACCGTTGATCGTACGACCAACGGCACCGGCGCGGTGATCGAAATGACGTTGGCTGAAATCCGAAAACTTGATGCTGGAAATTGGTTCGATCCGCGTTTCGCTGGCGCGCAGGTGCCGACATTGGAAGAAGTGTTTGAACTCATTCGTCAGCGTCAACGAACTCCGGTGACCATCGCACTGAATATGAAAGTCATCTCGCCAGGGATTGAGAAGAACATCGTACAGCTTGTTGAAAAATACGCGCTCTTCGATCAGCTTTTCGCCTTCGGTCAGCCTATTGATTCGAGTCATCGCTTCAAACAAGCCAACCCAAAGCTACGGACTACGCTGCCACATATTCGTGATGCTGGGCAGTTCGACGCCGCCCTGAGTGATCCGCTGGCTGATGACCTATGGGTAGCATTCGTTCCGGATGCAAAGGCGGTTGAACAGGCGCGTAAGTTCGGTAAGCACGTCTGGATCAGCTTACACATCGCCGAGAATCGACCTGACACTTGGGACAAAGCTCACGCCAGCAAAGTGGACGGTATTTGTACCGATTGGCCGCTGGAGTGCTGTCTACATTGGCGTTCCGTTGCGGAATCCAAGGGCGATGAGTAATAGTCCTGCCAAACAAAGTTTGCACACGAATTGCGCAAGCGTCGCGACTCGGTCCCTTCAATGTATTGAGTCGGTAGACGGACTTCTTTCGAATTCTACATCTTTTTTGACTGTTTTCATTAAACCTGTTATCATCTTTAAAATGATGCAGGTTTTCGGCGCGGTTAAAAGGAATTCCGCTAATTCACGGACCATTATTTAGTCAAAAAAATCTCGACCCGAGTAGGAGGATATTTCATGAAAACGTTATGTCTTTTGGCAATCACACTGCTTTGTGCTGCTGTGGCTATGGCAGAGGAGACCTTTTTTTCTGCATTGGAGAGCAAAGCGGAAGTTGAAAGAGAGGGTGGCACCGTCGATGGTGGAACCTTCAAACCCGGTAAATTTGGCAACGGTTTCGTTAGCGAGGCGGTTGGCGATGTTATCCATTTCCCTGTGGAAGACCGTTTTGTCAACCTCGACGAAGGCACTGTTGAGTTGTGGGTAACGATGGGACTTGATACCAGCGACGTCAAAGGTGAACTTTTCACGTTCATGACTTATAAACGCGGCACAGATGCTGTATTTCTGCAGTTTAACACTGGCGGGATCGCACAGATGCGGATTAAAAGTGCCGGATCATGGCATAACGCCAACAGTGCTGCCCTTGACTGGAAAACCGGAGAGCATCACCACATGGCAGGGACATGGGGACCCGACGGCTTGAAACTCTACTTAGATGGTAGGCTGGAAGGTGAAGCCCCATTCAAAAAGGGACCTACGGTGTTCGCTGAAACCTTCGAGATTAACAACGCCTCTCCGCCCGATCCGAAATTCCCAACGAATTGTGTCGTTGATGGATTACGACTTTCTGATCATCAGAAAGATCCAGATGAGTTTGTAATGGATGATCCGGCAGATGTGCAACCGATCGGGAAGCTTACAACGGCGTGGGCACGGATAAAAAGTGGAGGAGGCTTCTAAGCATGTACAAAACGGAGCGTCCGCTTTACACGGCGGGGACGGAGGGATACCATACGTTCCGGATTCCCGCGCTTGTCCGGTCAAATGCGGGAACGCTGTTGGCGTTCTGTGAAGGCAGGCGTACAGGCGGTGGGGATTCGGGAGACATTGATATCGTCCTGAAACGGAGTTTTGACAACGGCGAGACGTGGCAACCGATGCAAGTCGCGGTTTCCACAGGAGCCGATACGGATGGCAATCCTGCCCCGGTGGTCGATCGGGACACGGGGACAATCTATCTGCTTTTCTGCAAGAATCTCGCCGACAGCGCCGAGGGAAAAATTGTTGCAGGAGAAGCACCCCGCACCGTTTGGGTGACCTCCAGTGACGACGATGGGGAAACTTGGTCAGAACCGAGAGAAATCACAGCCACGACGAAGGACGAGGAATGGACGTGGTATGCAACCGGCCCCTGCCACGGGATTCAACTCGCAAACGGCAGATTCGTCATTCCGTGTGACCATGTGCTTGGAAACAGTCGGGACTATGCGCAATATGGCTACTCGCACCTGATTGTCAGCGACGACCACGGTGAGACGTGGCGGATCGGGGGTAAGGCGCAACCAGGGACGAATGAATCGGTCGTTGTTGAAACTGTGGATGGTGGACTCTATTTCAACTGTCGGAACTACGTCGCACCGAAGCGACGTGCTTATGCGCGAAGCAGTGATAGCGGTGATACATTCACCGAATTCGGTTACGAAGAGGACCTTATTGAACCGATTTGTCAGGCGAGTATGGTGCGCTATACGGATGCGAATCAACATGACAAGAACCGTGTCCTGTTCTCTAACCCTGCCAGCACGAGCCGTGAACGAATGACGATCCGTATCAGTTACGATGAGTGTCAAAGTTGGAGTCGTGGCAAAGTCCTACACGCCGGTCCCGCGGCATATTCCGATCTCTGTATCGATTCAGACATGAATATATGCTGCCTCTATGAGCATGGTAAGGATAGGGCTTACGAGACGGTGTCGTTCGCAAAGTTTGATTTGGCGTGGCTAACAGACGGAGAGGATTCCTTGGCGTGATGTGATCTTGATTTAGGGTTGGAAGGATGGAAGGGGAACCTTTTCGCAATTTCTATCCTTCTACTCTTTCACTTTCCTTCGTGAATTCGCTGATCTTTTATTATTCCTTATGCCAGCAGTTTGATTTGAAAGAAACAGTATTTGATGTTAAGATATGTAACAATAAAGCCGAGAGTCTACATTGAACCAACAGTTGTTAGTTACTTGGTGGCGAGACCCAGTAACAATCCGGTCTTAACAGCCCGGCAAGAAGCAAGTCGACAGTTGTGGGAAGACTATGCGGACAGATTTGATTTCGTTATTTCAAACATAGTCAGCAATGAGGTGCGACTTGGCGATGCAAACGCAGCACAGCGACGACTTGAAATCAT
This genomic window contains:
- a CDS encoding DUF2851 family protein — translated: MDGRAEIERLSKLFRENNEAYRPNLDRIDETFVQKLWHEQRFFDTNMASIDRRAIRVLKPGVWNHNEGPDFMHAEIEIDGKLHVGDVEIHVQSSEWYTHKHHLNSRYNRVILHAVYFDDDINLRIRLQNNKRVPTLELLKWVAVDTGDLYDNTQDSTVSDELCRITGKQLNIEVLKGVFESLGRERFLEKTESLRLLRTRLDFEQLLYEGIMEALGYEHNSKALRELAQHVPFADLDQKSEQEIQATLFGIAGLLPSQREKPLPPEVTDHPSVVALEELWRASEYAELPPRMTEARWRFTGRPLNQPTRRIAAISQLIHRSQGSLMMYFLPTCEKVASADTRRLLRVIERELKALLTIEPVDYWKEHSNFGTGGTRNAGLIGEARAIDIIVNKILPVAYIWAIEADSQKLQEGILKLYSVGSKSAGNQIIRKIDEQIFTEAQQMRLLKPTAKIEQGIIRLYKNYCADRLCDLCPILEHDAVSMEES
- a CDS encoding methyltransferase domain-containing protein, encoding MTPFPWRKVSVDSHVTPLTDESYWTTLWDGQQHKVRHLRWAYVANRQLATLFDRALSGFKQPTLIELGCADSLWLPYLARNYESDCYGVDFSELGCQLAQRNLALADARGTILCEDLFAFAKRHHAAFDFVYSMGLIEHFSTPQAILEEMYSLLKPGGTMLTITPNLRGMYTPIARVASPKLLATHKVIFPTDLASALRDTGFQVTEFGYTGGPLKLSVVDYSPWRAVIGRWGHEVLCKCVNLTDIVIGNLLAGLRVPNQQLTSPYVYALCTKSLGKCQEQII
- a CDS encoding LamG domain-containing protein; amino-acid sequence: MKTLCLLAITLLCAAVAMAEETFFSALESKAEVEREGGTVDGGTFKPGKFGNGFVSEAVGDVIHFPVEDRFVNLDEGTVELWVTMGLDTSDVKGELFTFMTYKRGTDAVFLQFNTGGIAQMRIKSAGSWHNANSAALDWKTGEHHHMAGTWGPDGLKLYLDGRLEGEAPFKKGPTVFAETFEINNASPPDPKFPTNCVVDGLRLSDHQKDPDEFVMDDPADVQPIGKLTTAWARIKSGGGF
- a CDS encoding exo-alpha-sialidase — encoded protein: MYKTERPLYTAGTEGYHTFRIPALVRSNAGTLLAFCEGRRTGGGDSGDIDIVLKRSFDNGETWQPMQVAVSTGADTDGNPAPVVDRDTGTIYLLFCKNLADSAEGKIVAGEAPRTVWVTSSDDDGETWSEPREITATTKDEEWTWYATGPCHGIQLANGRFVIPCDHVLGNSRDYAQYGYSHLIVSDDHGETWRIGGKAQPGTNESVVVETVDGGLYFNCRNYVAPKRRAYARSSDSGDTFTEFGYEEDLIEPICQASMVRYTDANQHDKNRVLFSNPASTSRERMTIRISYDECQSWSRGKVLHAGPAAYSDLCIDSDMNICCLYEHGKDRAYETVSFAKFDLAWLTDGEDSLA